A region from the Bacillus sp. (in: firmicutes) genome encodes:
- the bshB2 gene encoding bacillithiol biosynthesis deacetylase BshB2: MVQKERHVLVIFPHPDDEAFGVSGTIAIHVENGTPVTYACLTLGEMGRNMGNPPFATRESLPLIRKKELQEAANVLGIQDLRMMGLRDKTIEFEDEEKLIQMMTDLINETNPSLVITFYPGYSVHPDHEATGRAVVRAIERIPETKRPKLHCVAFSHNCQEELGPPDIIVNIEAVKEKKMAAMRAHKSQTAWILADIEQKIANNDPEGLRWVQYERFWSYQWYRH; the protein is encoded by the coding sequence ATGGTTCAAAAAGAACGACACGTGTTAGTTATCTTCCCTCATCCAGATGATGAAGCATTTGGCGTTTCAGGGACGATTGCTATACATGTAGAAAATGGGACCCCCGTCACCTATGCGTGTCTAACGTTAGGTGAAATGGGACGAAATATGGGGAATCCCCCGTTTGCTACAAGGGAGTCCCTTCCCCTCATCCGAAAGAAAGAGCTACAAGAAGCGGCCAACGTACTTGGTATTCAAGATTTACGGATGATGGGTCTTCGCGACAAAACGATTGAATTTGAAGACGAAGAAAAATTAATTCAAATGATGACCGATTTAATTAACGAGACGAATCCATCTTTAGTCATTACGTTTTATCCAGGCTACTCCGTTCATCCCGACCACGAAGCAACGGGACGTGCTGTCGTTCGGGCGATCGAGAGGATACCAGAAACAAAGCGACCGAAGTTACATTGCGTCGCCTTTTCGCACAATTGCCAAGAAGAGCTCGGTCCGCCTGATATTATCGTCAATATTGAAGCGGTAAAAGAGAAAAAAATGGCGGCGATGCGGGCGCATAAATCGCAAACAGCATGGATCTTAGCTGATATTGAACAAAAAATCGCCAACAACGATCCTGAAGGACTTCGATGGGTTCAATACGAACGGTTTTGGTCTTATCAATGGTATCGCCATTAG
- the pdxK gene encoding pyridoxine/pyridoxal/pyridoxamine kinase, whose translation MTLHKALTIAGSDTSGGAGIQADLKTFQELNVYGMTALTTIVTMDPTDWHHQVYPIDLSTLEAQLQTAFSVGIDALKTGMLGSVDVIELAASYIDKHDMNRVVIDPVMVCKGENEVLHPETTDALRDILVKRATVVTPNLFEASQLAQTRPIQTIDDMKEAAQIIHSQGAKYVLIKGGKQLAHDKAVDLLYDGQTFTLLEAEKVDTTYTHGAGCTYAAAITAELAKGRTVKDAVGLAKQFISKAVRHGFRLNDFVGPVMHAAHRRF comes from the coding sequence ATGACTTTACATAAAGCATTAACAATCGCCGGTTCTGACACAAGTGGTGGAGCTGGGATTCAAGCGGATTTAAAAACGTTTCAAGAACTAAATGTTTATGGAATGACTGCCCTTACAACAATCGTGACGATGGACCCAACCGACTGGCATCACCAAGTGTATCCGATTGATCTTTCTACGTTAGAGGCCCAATTACAAACCGCTTTTTCTGTTGGAATCGATGCGTTAAAGACAGGAATGTTAGGCTCTGTAGATGTAATTGAACTAGCGGCTTCTTACATCGACAAGCACGACATGAATCGCGTCGTTATCGACCCGGTAATGGTCTGTAAAGGAGAAAATGAAGTACTTCATCCAGAAACGACGGATGCGCTACGCGACATTCTGGTGAAGCGAGCAACCGTGGTGACGCCAAACTTATTTGAAGCTAGTCAATTAGCTCAAACTCGTCCAATTCAAACGATCGATGACATGAAAGAAGCTGCCCAAATTATCCATTCCCAAGGAGCGAAATACGTTTTAATAAAAGGCGGAAAACAGCTGGCTCATGACAAAGCGGTGGACCTGTTATATGACGGTCAAACGTTCACACTTTTGGAAGCGGAAAAAGTGGACACAACGTACACTCATGGAGCTGGATGTACGTATGCCGCGGCGATCACCGCGGAGTTAGCGAAAGGACGCACTGTAAAAGATGCGGTTGGACTCGCGAAACAATTTATTTCCAAAGCGGTTCGCCACGGATTCCGTCTGAATGACTTTGTTGGACCTGTGATGCACGCTGCTCACCGACGCTTTTAA
- a CDS encoding uracil-DNA glycosylase: MKKKILHNDWGPLLEDEFQKPYYLALREFLKKEYATQTVYPNPYDIFNALHFTPYHQVKVVILGQDPYHGPGQAHGLSFSVQPGVEPPPSLKNIFKELHNDLGCSIPNHGHLVSWAKQGVLLLNTVLTVRRGQAHSHRGKGWEQFTDRIITLLSERERPIVFILWGRPAQTKMSLIDTSKHFVITSPHPSPLSANRGFFGSRPFSKSNAFLRQIGEEEIQWELPNM, from the coding sequence ATGAAGAAAAAAATATTACATAACGACTGGGGACCATTGCTCGAAGATGAGTTTCAAAAACCGTACTACTTAGCATTACGTGAGTTTTTAAAAAAAGAATACGCGACACAAACAGTGTATCCGAACCCGTATGATATATTTAATGCTTTGCATTTTACGCCATATCATCAAGTGAAAGTTGTAATTTTAGGGCAAGACCCATACCATGGACCTGGACAAGCACACGGATTAAGTTTTTCTGTTCAACCAGGAGTGGAACCACCGCCATCGTTAAAAAATATTTTTAAAGAATTGCACAATGATCTCGGTTGCTCGATTCCGAACCATGGGCACCTTGTGTCGTGGGCGAAGCAAGGGGTTCTCCTGTTAAACACAGTATTGACGGTTCGAAGAGGTCAAGCCCACTCCCATCGCGGTAAGGGATGGGAACAATTTACAGATCGCATTATTACCTTATTATCTGAACGGGAACGACCGATTGTATTTATTTTATGGGGACGACCTGCTCAAACCAAAATGTCTTTAATTGATACGAGTAAACATTTTGTCATAACATCTCCGCACCCAAGTCCACTGTCTGCTAATCGAGGCTTTTTCGGAAGTCGTCCGTTTTCCAAATCTAACGCTTTCTTACGCCAAATCGGTGAGGAAGAAATTCAATGGGAGCTTCCGAACATGTAA
- a CDS encoding ABC transporter ATP-binding protein, with product MTKLIDIQHLSKSFGSLNVLRDISLSISAGEIYGLLGPSGSGKTTLVKIMMGLEQADSGAVWMNGVKMPSLQAMTSIGYMAQSDALYNELTAKENLDFFASLYGLKGKRKKERIESVMETVDLLDHLHKPVHLYSGGMKRRLSLAIALLHEPSLLILDEPTVGIDPLLRQQIWQQFQQLKQQGTTIFVTTHVMDEAERCDRLGLIRDGSLLANDSPENMKNHHQASSIEEVFLMLGGKAHAN from the coding sequence ATGACCAAACTCATCGATATTCAGCACCTATCGAAGTCGTTTGGATCGCTGAACGTGTTACGCGACATTTCATTATCCATTTCGGCTGGTGAAATTTATGGCTTGTTAGGACCATCTGGATCAGGAAAAACAACACTCGTCAAAATTATGATGGGTCTTGAGCAAGCTGATAGTGGTGCGGTGTGGATGAATGGAGTCAAAATGCCGTCTTTACAAGCGATGACCTCGATCGGTTATATGGCCCAATCGGATGCGTTATATAACGAACTCACCGCCAAAGAAAACCTAGATTTCTTTGCTTCTTTGTATGGATTAAAAGGTAAACGAAAAAAGGAGCGTATTGAATCGGTGATGGAAACCGTTGATTTACTCGACCATTTACACAAACCGGTTCACCTGTATTCTGGGGGAATGAAGCGTCGTCTTTCGTTAGCGATTGCCCTCCTTCATGAACCTTCTTTATTAATTTTAGACGAACCGACTGTCGGCATTGACCCCTTATTACGTCAGCAAATTTGGCAGCAGTTTCAACAATTAAAACAGCAAGGAACGACGATTTTTGTGACGACTCACGTCATGGATGAAGCCGAACGATGCGACCGACTTGGACTCATTCGAGACGGTTCATTACTTGCGAATGATTCCCCTGAAAACATGAAAAACCATCACCAGGCCAGTTCGATAGAAGAAGTGTTCTTAATGTTAGGAGGGAAGGCTCATGCGAATTAA
- a CDS encoding ABC transporter permease, with product MRIKALVVRILRQFLRDRRTLALLIFAPIFILTMLWLVFDQGEIDPTIGVVPVMEPFIEEDNETFILYDSEKEVEELLQEREIDAYLLMNPIPVLKLEGSDPSVNRAVIQEVQEWLKTLQPKKDELSLDVQFLHGSADMKQFDYFGPVLLGFFVFFFVFLISGVSFLRERTSGTLERLLASPLKAWEIVIGYVLGFGIFTVLQASLISWYAIYVLDMMMEGAFWQVLLVILLLSFTALTIGILLSAFAKNELQMVQFIPLVVVPQIFFSGLFNIETIHPTLQWIGPCTPLYYAANSLRDVMIRGYSLWDTSIHLMVLAGFSFLFILLNIAALKKYRKI from the coding sequence ATGCGAATTAAAGCATTAGTGGTTCGTATTTTACGACAGTTTTTACGGGACCGCCGAACATTGGCTTTATTAATTTTTGCCCCTATATTTATTTTAACCATGTTATGGCTTGTCTTTGACCAAGGGGAGATTGATCCAACGATTGGTGTAGTTCCGGTCATGGAACCATTCATTGAAGAAGATAACGAGACATTTATCTTGTACGATTCGGAAAAAGAAGTTGAAGAGTTGCTACAAGAAAGAGAAATCGATGCTTACTTGCTTATGAATCCTATCCCTGTTTTAAAACTGGAAGGAAGCGATCCATCCGTAAATCGAGCGGTTATTCAAGAGGTACAAGAATGGTTGAAAACACTGCAACCAAAAAAGGATGAGCTATCACTTGATGTCCAGTTTTTACATGGCTCAGCCGATATGAAGCAGTTTGATTATTTTGGTCCAGTTTTATTAGGCTTTTTCGTGTTCTTTTTCGTCTTTTTAATTAGTGGGGTTTCCTTTTTACGCGAACGGACGTCCGGTACACTTGAACGGTTATTAGCAAGCCCTCTTAAAGCGTGGGAAATTGTCATAGGGTATGTGCTTGGATTCGGTATTTTTACCGTTCTTCAAGCTTCCTTGATTTCGTGGTACGCCATTTACGTGCTCGATATGATGATGGAAGGAGCGTTTTGGCAAGTCTTACTTGTCATCTTGTTATTGTCATTTACCGCCTTAACGATTGGTATTTTACTATCCGCTTTTGCCAAAAATGAGTTACAAATGGTGCAATTTATCCCTCTTGTCGTTGTGCCACAAATTTTCTTTAGCGGCCTGTTCAATATAGAAACGATTCATCCGACGTTACAATGGATCGGTCCATGCACACCGCTTTATTATGCAGCAAACAGCTTACGAGATGTGATGATTCGAGGATATAGCTTATGGGATACATCCATCCATTTAATGGTCCTGGCTGGGTTTTCATTCCTTTTCATTCTCTTAAACATTGCTGCCTTAAAAAAATATCGTAAAATATAA
- a CDS encoding YojF family protein codes for MKPIELADVQAEINRFAKKEVYVHLETTNGAYASHFNKTSFSSGAYIRNAKVTYEHGKIVGNGPYRVGLKMPFGWIYAEGLTHYEVDELGRLLMAGHDYEGKLAVALQLSLTPFA; via the coding sequence ATGAAACCCATTGAGCTTGCCGACGTTCAAGCCGAAATTAATCGTTTTGCGAAAAAAGAAGTATATGTACACTTAGAAACGACCAATGGGGCTTATGCCTCCCACTTTAATAAAACGTCTTTTTCTTCAGGAGCGTATATACGGAACGCAAAAGTCACGTACGAGCACGGCAAAATCGTCGGTAACGGACCGTATCGTGTCGGCCTAAAAATGCCATTTGGTTGGATCTATGCTGAAGGTCTTACACATTATGAAGTGGACGAACTAGGACGCCTACTCATGGCTGGTCACGATTATGAAGGAAAGCTAGCTGTCGCCCTTCAACTCAGTTTGACCCCATTTGCATAA